Genomic segment of Scomber scombrus chromosome 18, fScoSco1.1, whole genome shotgun sequence:
CTTTTGACAgccatgtttttcatgtttacatATGATTACATGAAAATGTGGTTATAGCTTTTGCAGAGGCTTTGCAGAGGTTCTTGTTCTTCCTTTGCAGAAGTTTCAGGTGAACTGACAGCTTTAAACACAACTCGTCCTGCTAATATTCATGCATCACGAAATCAcacctgaaaaaagaaaaatcggCATCGATATAAAAACTTTATTCTCACAATATCAAAATTGACAGACCTACAGAGATTTGTAGATTAAAAGGaattaagaggaaaaaaaaccaaTGGTGAATATAGTGACTCCGTTTGGCCAGTCATTAACATCTCCGGGATTTATTTGTGATGGTGCTGAGCGGCAGCACCCGCTATGTTAAATATAGTGTCACACAAAAACAGATGACCATggaacagaaacagaagagCGAGAAGGGAGAGGTCAGTTTGCATGTAAATCCTGGCAGCAACagttatacaaaaataaaaagaaagaaaaagaaaaaacaacgtATGCATCAAAGGAATTCCATACATCAGAAATTGTGAAACTTCCTACATCAGCATatttcttaagaaaaaaaagaaaagaaaataaaaaaggatctAACTCCTTCCAAATTCTCCTAAAACTAAATGACAATGTTCGTcttgaaaaaaactacaatggAGATGGAGGTGAAGTCAAGGAAGGGAGAGTTGTATctacagagagatagagagaggagagagaaagaaagagaaatggaaggagagtggaggaggagaaagaaactCATGGTGACAACAGTCATGGACCCAGTATCCGCCTCTCGCCCCCTCTTTAACCTTTCACAGTGACTTCTCTGTCAGGCTCGGGCAGTGCGGCAAAAAATTCCAGCTCTTCAAAAGCCGAGGCTCcgtgttgtttttatgtttttgttgtttttttattgttggcAGGTTTTCTGTCAAACTGCTCTGAGTTCAGACTGACAAAACCGTCCCAGCGGCGTGTGGTGGGTAAGTTGTTGTTGGTAGTGGTGGTGGGTGGAGGGTGCAGCTGGCGTGAAATGGTACCGGAGATCTTGACGCATCGTCATGGCTGGTCTGCTCGAAGGCTTTTTTCACAGGAAATAGTCGGCTACTGGCTTCTTGGAGGGGATGCCTCTGGTCTCCTGCGGCGCCGCCTCGAAGATGATGAACTCCCGCTGTAGATGTTCGTCCAGCTCCAAGATGGCCGCCACATTGCCGCATCTGTATTTAAATCAAACCCCAAAAAAAGTGAGGGACATGCAGATATTTGCAGGACTCTGAAAACCAAGTTGTTAATTaggtttaaaaatgttgaaccaattttattttagagctgcaataattTGGGGTGAGGGTTGCCCATATTTGACAGACAGGATGTGGAATGCACTTTAACTACCAGGCCATCTCAATCTGCAACTATTCTGATAGAATTAGAGATAATTGAATAAtagtttcagtatttttttttaaagcaaacatacCAAATATCTGCTTCCAGATTGTGGAATGTGTGttaatttgttgcttttctagGTCATATATAACAGTGacaggttttggactgttagaCAAGTAAATTAAAAAGTCGTCACTGTGGCCTCTAAGAAATGTGAATGCCGTTCTTCACAGCTGTGAAGGATACAATGAGCGACAACATAAACTCATCAGACATACTACATGTAGGcattgctttttaaagtgttgGTGTAACTTAACCCTCTCCTCTGCTCAAAGCTAAAACAAGCTGTCTGTATGGAGCTTTAGCTTAGTTTGACACATCTTCAAATTCAGCAAATTCTTGTAAATGTAGCCACAGAACGAGAGGGCAGCAGATTGGACAGACACAGGTCAGGATGAATGACTGATGTCTGTGTTCTTCATTCTTCTTAAACTTCACTCAGTACTTTAATGTcagaaatattatttatgttctTACCATTTTAGATtagtttacagtttacagaTACTATTGAGTCGCTTTGCTGATGCTGCTCTAGAAAGaatatttagttatatttaaaacataaatcaattCTAATGCTGCTCTGAATTTAtccttttatttgacatttgtttAAAGCATTTCTTTAGTAATGGAATAAGAGAATGATAAGAGAAATGATAAAGAACACATAAGAGTAAcaatactgataaaatgttaaCTATGCCAATCCCTGATTACACCACCTCTTCATAGCAGATAacagctgctgactgaaacACTTCTTGATATGACTTCACTCTGGAGCATTATGATGTCTATAATTGTGACTGCGGTTCTTCAAAGTCCTTTCCTGTAGTATCGTTCACTTCCTGTTGACATCATGTGGAGTTTTGTCTGCCTACCTGTAGCAGTAGTTGGGTGCTGACCACACAGTGAGCACGGTCTCATTGAAGTGCCACTTGTAGCCCTCCATGACCAGCTGGTGAGCTCGGCAGATCATGTGGATGTCGTTGGCTGCGTTGAACTGGGCCACCACGTCGCTCCCGAACAAATAGCCGGCGCCCCTGGGACTCACCCCCCAGCCCGTAGTGTCTGAGAGCGGGGAGAGAACGTCACTCGGGTCAATATGCAGGCATGATATTGAGTCTAATAAGCACGAGTGTAAAGAAAGTGTTCAAAAGGCTCGAGAGGGAGTCTGTATACCTTCAGGGTCCGACCACAGGAGGTCACACATGGGTCCGTCGTGgggcacttcctgttttctgtCGATGGTCCGGATCTGGTCCAGTGTCTGGATGGAGGGAGACAAACCCCCGTGCACACAGAAAATCtggaagacacagagagaggaacacatCAACCCAACTGAAGGAGCTGATATAACAGACACTGAGAAGTTAGTCAAGTCGTGCGTCTCACCTTGCCGTCAATAATAGCAGAGAGGGACAGGTAGTCGAAGATCTCGGTGCAGTATCGCCACACAGTGACCGAGCCGTACTTGCGGAGGCACTCGTCGTAGAAGCCGTACACCTGGGTGATTTGCCGGGACTCGTGGTTTCCCCGGATCAAGGTTATCCTGTCTGGGTAACGCACCTGAGGGAGAAGAGCACAGGCAACAAGATGAGGACACGGTGGGGGTTTCACAAACCTGGATGTCAAGTCTCTTGATAGCCCCAAAGTTAATAAGCCGAGAATTGAAAGGTAACACCCAGGTAACCAACTTCACCTGTTATTCAAGATGTTTTCTGTCACTCCAGCTAAAATAGTATAGTGTCAAATAACTTGACTGAGAGGCTCCATTACAGgacaaaatatacataaaaagacaacatataaaaagcaataaaaaaatctatatatatgtataaccAGTTTATTTAAACCTTATagaacaggggtgtcaaactcttTTTAGTTCAAGGGCAACAGACATCCCAATTTGACCCaaagtgggccagaccagtaaaactactgtatactactactacctataattataatttatccAGTGGACCGGACTGGACCAATTGACAGGCCGGTTCTAGCCCTtgggccatatgtttgactCCTCTGCTATAGAAAGTTATTATACAAACTGTGGTTACTGCACAAGAAGGTTGTTTATACAATCATTGGCCAGAAATATGTGGCAAAAGTTGACTGTGAGCGTTGAATTCAAAAACATGTGGTAGAGATGAAAGGTGCACATCTGTCTCCGCTTTTATACTGAAATTAATCCAGACTTTGATTGTGCTCTCCTCTGATCTTTCTTCTAAAAACACGTGTTCAtctctgtaaaaacacaagtgatttgtatttttcttcttggtTCCAGTACAGACGGTTGTTATACCTGGTTGTATTGCTAGGTGTAATTCGCTGACCTGTGTgcttgctatttttttttaaaaaggcatgtGTGACCTTTCTCTGTCATTAGCCATGTAAAGGCAAACAGAAAGTCTCTGTGTACCTTAAGAGCTAGCAGAAGAAGGAAAGTCTCCACACTGTAGAAGCCTCTGTCCACAAAGTCGCCCATAAACAGATAATTTGTCTCCGGGACGTCTCCGCCAACCTGTAACATGCAAAGattagaaaaacaaatgagTTCAACAGTTATAAGCTGCGTGTTTTATGTAAATAACACATCAGCATCATAAATAACACCATCAGTTTACCAAGAGTGCTGCTCCCAATACAACAGTCCATCTAACAACTAGGGCTGCGAGACCCATAGAGTTACATAAAATGCGAGCTTCATCCTTAATTATTCGTCTACTTAACTATTGTATCTGATTAACTAGTATTAGTCACTTTCTATGCTATCTAACTCCAGCATCATTTTGTCATAGTGAAGGAAGTTATGatattttaaacacaataatcatgagaaaaaataatagaaaatgtaGGTTAGACTAAAATCAACAGAATAATCATTTAAGACTTGTATAACATATGGAAAATTCATCATATTACaaatggatgatagatggaggAAGTCTGTAGTGAGGGAGGAAATACTAACTTACTCTGAAAAGCTCTTTCAAGTCATAGAACTGACCGTGTATATCACCGCACACCTGTGAAGAGGAACAGAAAAGTTGTTATtgtctcatttatttcatttttagtcCAATTctgggaaaataaaataattttaaaaaacagaagttaTAAAGTGTTGCTTACTGTGACCGGAGAGTCTACTCTCTGGACGTTGCTTTCTTCAACCAAAATCTCtctgaaaatacaaacacataaatatatgaGTTGAGATACAACAGAAGCATGTGTGATTAAGTGTTGATGTATTTGAAAAACTAATGTCAGTGTTTAAACCTGAGCAGCGTGTTCATTACTCAGTCATTTTCTATGAATGTTTTGATACTTTGAATGATTTAACCATTGTAGCTGACACAAAATCAAGctagaaaatgacatttttacagcaACCTTGGGGGTGCATTTCTACACTAAGATGTAGGGTGTCAGTTAGGCTCCTCCACTAATCAATGATGACAAAAAGTTTGGGATAGTGTTATTTAGCCTTATAAACAACCTAAAGCAAATCCATTTT
This window contains:
- the LOC133999792 gene encoding serine/threonine-protein phosphatase 4 catalytic subunit B; translated protein: MCVTMGDISDLDRQIEQLRRCELIKENEVKALCAKAREILVEESNVQRVDSPVTVCGDIHGQFYDLKELFRVGGDVPETNYLFMGDFVDRGFYSVETFLLLLALKVRYPDRITLIRGNHESRQITQVYGFYDECLRKYGSVTVWRYCTEIFDYLSLSAIIDGKIFCVHGGLSPSIQTLDQIRTIDRKQEVPHDGPMCDLLWSDPEDTTGWGVSPRGAGYLFGSDVVAQFNAANDIHMICRAHQLVMEGYKWHFNETVLTVWSAPNYCYRCGNVAAILELDEHLQREFIIFEAAPQETRGIPSKKPVADYFL